The genomic DNA atcactttagatatttttcggattttttttggaagattttctctttttttgaaaatatttaaaagaattttcttgccaaatttgttttttaaataaactttttaaaggatttttggaaatttcttcctgaaggcaaattttcagaaatttgggcattttttctgagtttttggaattttttcagacaatgaaacaatattttttgatgctcataaatgaggacaacaggaaaattaaaaacacagtttttacaaTGTCAGTACTATATAAATCCTGACTTGTTTTATCCCTTGTTGTGTCACTGTCTTCGCAGTAATGTCAAATCCGAGCATTTCGGtgcgcttttattttgaaagtccaGCTTTCGCGCCTGCAAGTTGTTGGTTGTGCTGCTAACAACAGTGAGTTAAAGCAAGGCAGACTTTACGACTTTAGTTCTGGACTTTCTTCGTGTCTCTCAGgtgtccacagcagcagcaataaCAACCTGGACAAACACACATCGTGAAGGAGCTAACAACCGCCTTTACCCGCCTAATGGGCTTGTGAACCTGCTCTGTGCTAGCtgctaagctaacagctaaGCTAACATGGCCGCCAACCCGCCCGGACCAGGCTTCCAGAACAAGACTCGGGTCGCCATCCTGGCTGAGCTGGACAAGGAGAAGCGTCGCCTGCTGCAGAGCCAAACCATGAACAGCCCCGGAACTAACATCCCGCTGTCGTCCAGACCCAGCCTGAAGGAGGTGAGGGACAGCGCGGAGCAGCAGCACATCGCTGCCCAGCAGAAGGCCGCCCTGCAGCACGCACACGTCCACTCGTCCGGCTTCTTCATCACCCAGGACTCCTCGTTTGGGAACCTCATCCTCCCGGTGCTGCCCCGGCTGGAGCCCGAGTTTTGACTCTGAAAACTGTCACAGACACTGATAGGAGCTCACAAAccgttgttctgttttttatgtGTTCTTATCCTGTAATTAGACAATAATTTATATTCTAACTGACAGACTAAAACATGAAACTTGAACATAATAAGCCTGCTTGTATCAGCAGGGGTTAGCACAGGGAAGCGTCGTCCTCATGTAGAAATGACATCCCTACATTATCTCTACTGTCATTATACAGTCACCACCTTTCACTGCTCTAATGATGACTCTCAGACTGTGTTGACATGTCTACTGCTATAATAACACAGTGGTTGCTCAGTGTCgccctgtgggtcaaaattgacccgttttaaagtttgaaaatgtggggggaaaaaaaaatattttcaccgtGAAACatttgatgtccacattttcgggaatttctttttgcttttttggtggaaaaatgcaaaaaaaaaccctaagtttctttaagaacattcacaaaaaaaatcaaccaaaatccagcgaaattcactggattttgatgTGAGAAAGGAACttatctttttggtttttggagaggtgaaagtttgtttttacactATGCACAGTAAACAGCTCTTACTCAAGCTCTTACGATGATTTAGAGTTTTACAAAAATCACGTGTGTTAATTCAGCCACACAATCACTCATTTGAATATGTACCAACACACAGGAAGTGTTTCAGCTACATCTTTCCCCTCTAACAGAAAAGATATAATCCTATTTTAATAAATCATACTGCAATCATGGACTGCAAAAATGTTATTTGGGGTACACGTGAGTAAGCGTGACCTTGTAAACATGTATGTTTAAAGGAGATAGATCTGGGTCTGTTTTCTACTGTTCTGTGTACCAAACTGAAGCATGATGGGATCTCCGGTGGCAATCAAAATGTGCGTCACCTGAACTCAATCCTGAGTCTGAAAATGTCTTGTGTTgatgctgctctgctgcagtttttctgcttaaatgaaaaattaacaaaaaacttGACGTGTCTAATTAGGGATGGCTCgataccactttttcacatTGATGCCGATACTACCACCTCTTGCATTCTTGGGGGAGTCCGATTTTAAATAAGGAGATATAATGTTTTCTCAGTAAACAGTTATTTTACTGACACATGTAccacactgatggaatatgaacaatatttggcaATTACAccctgtcctgatgtcctcctaccagtgaagctgagagaagcGCTGGATCTCCCCTGATGGCATTTAGACACTGGTGGTGCGAATGTatggatgagaagaggagagacctatcacctaatcatatttaacaggaaaacatgtctgcaatTCGTGACTTAATCACATTTAGCTTCAAAAAccagtagaaaacaacaacaaaaaacagtaaacgtacaacagaaaagctgttaagtggccacagagtgaaacgtaaggcGCGCACGTTCACGCaaagggggagtcagatttttacATGCAGTAGTAAAATACTACAACACCTGTTTGGTAGCCGATAGCGTGGCTCCAAATGTACCAAATCTCGAAAACCCGCATTTTCCCCCACACAAAGTGGTTGGTCATCCAGCAAAATGAACTCgacaatttctttttaaattcattctTTTCAAGCCACtttatattgtattgtattgcagTGTGTCAATACTGTAGTATTCCATCCTCACTTCTCTgtacatattgtaaatattgttactgcaatttttattttgcttttgttttgttttgattcgACGTCTATTGCTGCTGTGTGAATTTCCCCTGGTATGGAGAGAAATAAAGGACTTATCTTCTCTGTTATCATTTTGGCCTTGGTGCTCTCTGGAGCGAGTTTTGGACTCTTCTGTAGTGTTTCCTGCAACAATGGTTGCCGCGATTCGCTTTTCTTTGCACTCGCCTGTAAAAAGTCTCCGTAAAGTCTCTGTACTCCTTCGCATGAtgcttctgcagatgctttattaagttcgttgtgttaaaatgtctggttttgctgccaccctttgagacactcattttgcaaaccttgcactcaggtgttttatttttcttctctgttaGCGTAAAGCAGTGCTTCtcaatttttttcctgttgggCCCTCCTGTgtttatatatctatatctatctatctatctatctatctatctatctatctatctatctatctatctatctatctatctatctatctatctatctatctatctatatctacATCTATATCTATAGATATCTATagatatctatatatctatatatatctatatctatatctatatataaatTCAAATTGAGAAGTTCATATTTACTTAATATTTCCCCTCTATGTTGCCAAAGACGGAAAACATGTTTCATTGAGTATTTTACGTTCTCGCGGGAAGAAAAACTCACATTGTGCTTGCATCTTAATCGGTTGGCTCCGTGCTCGATTGCTTTCCCCTCGCGTTGATGTGAGTCGATAGCAGAGTCGAGGCCGTCGCTGATGCAACACTGACAGTTTCACTGATGCAACACGCTGACTGTTTCACTCAACCGGTTTCTCTCCCACACGTCACATTATTAGAAGTGTAAGGTAAGCCAACTGCTCGTactttttgtcttcatggtaaactgtgaagaaaagaaaaatgtagcCAGTAGCTAATGTAGCTGAGCAGTTTGAAGCTGAAACGTTACACAGGCTCGGGGACGTTAGCTGCGCATGGTATAGTAGCTAACTAGTAGCTACATAGTCCTAGCCGCCTGGTTCATTCATGGAGTAAACGGTTGTCTGTTCACTAAAGTAGCTAGCATCTTATCTTGAAGTCGACTAAATGGTTTATGCTTGACATATTGAGGAAAATGTCTCTTGTTCTGTCCTTTAGAATAATTTATTCGAAGCTTCATGCCCAAGTTAAATGTCAGCATCATCATTGTCGGTTGTTAGCTTCTCATACAGCACGACTAAAACCTGTGGCAACTACTGATCCTGTTGGGGTTCGGCATGTCGTACAAGAATCAAGCTGCAGTTTATGTTTTCCTAAAAAACACGTCAAAATATCACCCGGATTCTCATGGTTTACAACCGCCTACTGTGTTTGTGAGCTCATATGTTCAAAGTGGACCGACAGCTGCACTTTAACTCCTATCTCTGTAGTCAGAGGATCCTGCACCATGGCAGATCAGCTCAATCCAGATGAGAAGTTCCACCTCATCACCAGGAACCTACAGGTGAGACACACTAACATCTGTCCATAGCTACTGATCAGGGTCTCATGAATGTTCGGTGTTGTGTATTACAGGAGGTTCTGGGAGAGGACAAGTTGAAGCAGATTCTTCAGGAGAGGGAGCTGAAGGTTTACTGGGGTTCAGCGACCACTGGCAAGCCCCATGTAGCTTACTTTGTCCCCATGTCCAAGATAGCGGACTTCCTCAATGCTGGATGTGAGGTGGGTGGCGTTCACTGAGCATCTGCTCTGGTGGAATTTAGTTCAATAGTTTCTGCTGCTATAACATCTAAAAGTGTAGGCACTCTTGGGTGAAATTCATGTTACTGTGAATAGCTGAGCAAGTAAAAGATGACCCAGTTGACCCAAagttaaacacatttcttcatcATTATAAGCATGACTTTTTATTTCCATCCATTTTCTCTACGTCGCTTAATCCTCGTTAGGGTCATGGAGGTCTgaagtctgtcccagctgacttacggtgaaggcagtggacaccctggacaggtcaccagtctatcaccagtttgtctctatgtgtacaTAGAGACCagcaatcacactcgcattcgcAGCTATAGGCAATGTAGAAGCAgttaacctcagtatatttttgggctgtgggaggaaggcaGAGTACCTggaaaaaacccacgcatgcacagggagaacatgcaaactccatgcaggaaaaAGGCCGCGACGCGAACCAGGGGtcttctagctacaaggcgTCAGTGCTAACTACCATTCCACTGTACAGCTGTACTTATTATTTCAAtcccaaaataaaagaaagaatgaTATTTGCTTCCAGAATTTGCTGGtatttaatcaaattaattcttCCCTCTCCCAAATGCTTCCTGTGCTTCTGGTTTAAACATCAGCCCAAAACATGTTTGATCTGTCCCAATACCTACAGTCGAGGTCAAAAggttacatacacttgtaaagaacataatgtcatggctctcttgagtttccagttatttcaacaactctgatttttctctgatttggtcactttttctgttaacccataataaagtcataaaagaaccaaacttcatgaatgttttttgtgacaaagaagtatctgttccaatgagtctatcagagaaaaatcagtgttgtagaaataactggaaactcaagagagccatgacattatgttctttacaagtgtatgtaaacttttgacctcgaCTGTAACAGCTGGAGAGATCTGCACCCTTTTCTCTTCTAACATATCTTTGCTTTTTGCAGTAGTGGTGGGTGGGTCAGTCCAAATATCGATAATATCAACCAACGCTGGTATTGTCGAAAATATCAAAAGATGCCAGTCTAATGATATTGATGCTTTAGTTTCACTTTCTCTCTTGTATGTCTGCACTGCTGTGATTTCATCAAAGAGGCGACTTGGCTGTCTGTCAGAGCTCCTCCTGTTACAGAAGGGCAGCACTttgctcctcctccttcttgtGTTTGGATGTTGTACCGTCACATCACTCAGCGgcagacaaacaatcaaacaacCTCAGAAGCTACTTCATACAtcacagtggtggaaagaaTAACTTTAATTTCTTCCGTGACTTGGTCTGTCTGTTTATGCCTGATTTGTAGAACGAGCTGTTTCGCTGTTGTGCATTCCTCAACCAAAATTAAggaaagaggaggcagagaaggaGAAGTCCGACTGAGACACAGCTGATGATCAGGGCtacaaaattaaatcatcatcaGTCACAACTATGATTTTAGCTTCTGTCTCCTATACAAAAACAATTGACAGAAAATTTAAAAGTACGCTCCGCTCTTAAGAGACGCAGTGCACTCACCTGTGCTGTTTTCTCCACTTatagaaaacaacacatttggATAAAATCAGTCGCTTTCATCTTGGAcaaatctgaaatgaaaacactttATCTCACTGTTTTCAAAGTAATTATTgctcacacacctgtctgagcacTGCAACATGACAATAATGCAAAACATTTAGAATACTTTCAgtacaaaattacatttttttgttgaactgtCGTAAGTAATTGCACAGATACAACcaagaaaatgttatttattttttttaaatttgggaaTATTTTTCCTAATCAGATCCCACTTTGCTGATATAATCCttggtttaaagaaaacttGTCTAACTCTTGTAATTTCTTCTGGAATCGTCATTGCATTAGTTGATACGATGACATCAGCACAATATAACCAGAACTAAACACGAATCTGTTGGGTTTGTGAGATTTTTCTGGAGGGAAATTGTCATGACTTCACATTTATTTGTTGGTAATCTGATCAGACGAGGATCATTTGAGATGAAATAACCCGACTGGTAAACTGAGAGCTTCGTCTTCTAGCTCAGCTTCCTCTTCACCGCAGCAGTTCATTGAAATGCCTGCTGACGCTACACCAATCCGTCTGTTCATCTCAGACTCCATTTTATCATCACTCgagaacaagatcctgagaggTTTAACCTATTTAACTTGAGGACAGTGCACCACCATTCGTAAACCGGATTCTTCCTTCCTCAGATCTTTCAGTCAAAGAGAAGTTTTAGTTTATCTAGCAAACCTACAAACAGTTCTCTCTGACAGTTTTTATACTCTTGCAGTCCTCAGTTTGACCTCCACCACTCTTTAACGGCCATTCCTTAATTCCATTATAAACTCAGGAAATGGCTACCTAAAAATGCTTTGCTATCTTCTTCTAgtctttttctgctttctgagcaataattattgtaattttcagaGTGCAACTTCCAGTAGCTGCTTATGCTTAACAGCTGGGACAAGGTCAGAGTATTTATGAAGCTGTGAAATCTGCAACATCTCCCCTTTCCTCAAAATGAATGTGTTCAAGTCCTAACCCTAACAAGCTAGTTAAGGTCTGACATCCTGCCAAAAGTTATCTGGGGGCTCAAATCTCATGGGGCGGCcaagcttctttttttcctactcTAAAATTGTACATAACTAAAATAAAACTCTGATCTTGCTTAAAATGTTGGAAAGGCTATTTTGTGTTTAACGTCATTCCATTTGAAGATCAGACCATTTTCGGCTCATAGAAACTATTCAGTGACAGGAATGTGGACCAGGGTGCCAGAGCTTTTGCATGTTACTGTTATTTCCTTAATTGGgtttcttcttcctgtttttcagGTCACAATTCTGTTTGCAGACCTCCATGCCTACCTGGACAACATGAAAGCTCCCTGGGAGCTGCTGGAGCTCAGGGTGAAGTACTACGAACAGGTCATCAAGGCCATGCTGGAGAGCATCGGTGTGCCTCTGGAAAAACTCAAGTTCATCAAAGGAACTGACTACCAGCTCAGCAGGTCAGTTGGGCTGATGGCACTGAGACTGACTTAAAGTGCTCGTCTTTCACTTTCGATGGTCAGAAAATAACTTTGTAGCTGCAGGCCATTCTAAAACTGAGTGTCTGTCTCTTGATGTTTGCGCAGAGAGTACACTCTGGATGTGTACCGCCTGTCCTCCATGGTGACGGAGCATGACGCTAAGAAGGCTGGAGCTGAGGTTGTCAAACAGGTGGAGCATCCTCTGCTGAGTGGTCTGCTGTACCCTGGACTGCAGGTAGCAACACTGTTCTGGATGTTACTGGAGCTTCACACTGATGCTAAGCAGTGGTGCCAAATATTTCCAGTGTATCCTCATGAACTCTGATAGTAATTAGTATccaattaaaaatgtgattttagcaaaattaaaaaatcaagGTGTTTATTGTAGAATTTGTCTCAGTAAATACAACAATCTTTGTCCTCAGGCTCTGGATGAGGAGTACCTGAAAGTGGACGCTCAGTTTGGAGGAGTTGACCAGAGGAAGATTTTCACTCTGGCAGAGAAGGTATGCTGCACCTGTACAGTGTTTGTCCACTAGCTGGGATTATTTTGCTTTCACTGTGTCTACTGCAGCATCACAGCAGGAGATGACCCCCCTCCCCAAAATGACCCCCATAACATAACAGAGCCTCTGGATCCCCTCATTAGAAGGGTAAAGGGTTTAATACTGTCCCTCACCTACTCATCTGACCGCGTCACTTTCCTGCATATCTCTTTAAATCAGTAACGTTTTTGTAGCTCGTACATTTCAAATGTTAGCTCATCTTTGCAATTAGAGGTTTATACACTTCAGACCTACAATAATATATGCTTCTTGTTGCACTTGTCAGCAGACAGCCTGATCATGTCCTGCATTGGCGTTCTCAGTCTGCTGCTAAATGTGCACTGTCGACCATCATTTCTGATGCCTCTATGTTCCTATTTAAACTTTCACTAGTTGAAAAACTctttgtgactgaagctcctgccatctgtgcccCAACAATAAACCGTTTTTCAAAGTGACTTAGATCTTTTCCTCTTGCCGTCTTAATATAAAATCAAAATCAGCTGGACCTGAGCTCTGAGTTTGTTCACAGCACTTGCCTTTTTTTGATCACAGTTGAACTTGTTGAAAGGGAAACTCATTTATTTGAGTGTTTACTGGGATCGACATAAAAATCGGACTACAAATCCGTATAGAATCGATTAGGTTCAGTTGTTCAAGTGTTGACATTACAGCGACACGATCTTATGAAACCGTTTTGAGGACAATATCTTAAGTCTGAAGTTAAACTTATTCCTTTATTTTGTAGTACCTGCCCTCTCTTGGTTACGCTAAGCGTGCCCATCTGATGAACCCGATGGTGCCAGGACTCACAGGGGCTAAGATGAGCTCATCAGAAGAAGTAAGGCTGTAAAAATGCTGCTATTCAAGGAAAAAGCTACAATTTCTGTGTAGACAATGTTCGGCCGTTTCTCACTTATCTTTTTGTGGCTACAGGAGTCAAAAATCGATCTACTGGACTCTAAAGAAGATGtgaagaagaagctgaagaAGGCTTTCTGTGAACCGGGCAACATCCAGAACAATGGAGTCCTGTCTTTTGTCAAATATGTCGTCTTCCCTCTACGAGGAGGTAAAAAACGCCCACTTTAATCTCTTTCTGTTGTCTTGGTTTCTTCCACATGTAGATAGAATATAAAAAGAGTTGGTAATTGGGATCATTGTTTCAGAGTTCTCCATCAAAAGAGACCCAAAGTGGGGTGGAGACAAAGTTTACACGGAATTTGAAGAAGTGGAAAAGGACTTTGCTGAGGAGGTACAGGCACTGGTTTATTTGACGAATCAGAGCTGTTCTTTAAGTATATCTCGACTAAAATGCCAAATTTCCTCATGTTCCGGTCTGATCATGAAAAAtatctcactttttttttagctgatcCACCCTGGAGACCTGAAGGCCTCCGTGGAAACTGCTCTGAATCAGCTACTGGAACCAATCAGAAAGAAGTTTGCGAGCCCTGAGCTCCAAAAGCTGACCAACTCTGCCTATCCTGGGACCTCAAAGACGAGTCAGTGTTAAACTACGTGACTGGTTTATTATAAAGCTGGGAGCTGTCTTCATGCTGAGAGTTaacattgttttgtgttctcAGAGGCAGGAGGTAAGGGTGTtaaggcaggaggaggaggtggtggaggagaagatgaTGAGCTGGCCCCTTCCAGACTGGACATCAGGGTGGGCAAGGTCATCAGTGTGGACAAGGTCAGTTCAGCTAATCACTGCATGATCTCAACTATTTTCAGATCATCTGTGTGGAGATTAGAGTTAAATCAGTGCCAtctttgtctgtgttttcatgGGCTTACTCTCCTTCAATCGTGCAGCATCCAGACGCTGATTCCCTGTACCTGGAGAAGATCGACGTGGGAGAGCCGGAGCC from Acanthochromis polyacanthus isolate Apoly-LR-REF ecotype Palm Island chromosome 11, KAUST_Apoly_ChrSc, whole genome shotgun sequence includes the following:
- the LOC110953666 gene encoding SOSS complex subunit C-like — its product is MAANPPGPGFQNKTRVAILAELDKEKRRLLQSQTMNSPGTNIPLSSRPSLKEVRDSAEQQHIAAQQKAALQHAHVHSSGFFITQDSSFGNLILPVLPRLEPEF
- the yars1 gene encoding tyrosine--tRNA ligase, cytoplasmic, which produces MADQLNPDEKFHLITRNLQEVLGEDKLKQILQERELKVYWGSATTGKPHVAYFVPMSKIADFLNAGCEVTILFADLHAYLDNMKAPWELLELRVKYYEQVIKAMLESIGVPLEKLKFIKGTDYQLSREYTLDVYRLSSMVTEHDAKKAGAEVVKQVEHPLLSGLLYPGLQALDEEYLKVDAQFGGVDQRKIFTLAEKYLPSLGYAKRAHLMNPMVPGLTGAKMSSSEEESKIDLLDSKEDVKKKLKKAFCEPGNIQNNGVLSFVKYVVFPLRGEFSIKRDPKWGGDKVYTEFEEVEKDFAEELIHPGDLKASVETALNQLLEPIRKKFASPELQKLTNSAYPGTSKTKAGGKGVKAGGGGGGGEDDELAPSRLDIRVGKVISVDKHPDADSLYLEKIDVGEPEPRTVVSGLVAYVSQEELQDRTVLVLCNLKPQKMRGIESQAMLLCASIEGEPRRVEPLDAPEGSSPGERVFVEGFETGKPDERLNPKKKVWEKLQVDLKISDECVAQWKDKQLMTKLGQITCKTLKGGNIS